Proteins encoded together in one Tripterygium wilfordii isolate XIE 37 chromosome 14, ASM1340144v1, whole genome shotgun sequence window:
- the LOC120015070 gene encoding protein MRG2-like isoform X1 has product MGTSTTDGSANETDSVPNNNNTEIDCKSEPDDDCLTPPRSDSFSVGEKVLAFHSNQLYEAKRILLTMCFTLKVRKIEYQMEEWKCFVHYLGWKKSWDEWVGKERLMKFTEENVKKQQVLKKQDPDKNSRPGRASQTKPKSSCVTRGRKRKNDSPDKEKGTTSLEKVVNLQIPLALKKQLVDDWEFITHMGKLVKLPRTPNVDDILKKYLDYRLKKDGSISDSIREIQKGLCCYFDKALPMILLYKSEHQQYKDSITLGVSPSTVYGAEHFLRLFVKLPGLLFYANIEIETLKELQQVFVDFLKFLQKNQSIFFLSTYHVAEEMETCSNEQDG; this is encoded by the exons ATGGGAACCTCAACCACAGACGGTTCTGCTAACGAAACCGACAGTGTCCCCAACAACAATAATACCGAAATCGACTGTAAAAGTGAGCCTGACGACGACTGTCTCACTCCGCCTCGCTCTGACTCGTTTTCAGTAGGTGAGAAGGTTCTCGCTTTTCACAGTAATCAGCTCTATGAAGCCAAG CGAATCTTGCTTACCATGTGTTTTACTTTAAAGGTGAGAAAAATTGAATATCAGATGGAGGAATGGAAGTGTTTCGTTCATTATCTT GGCTGGAAGAAAAG TTGGGATGAATGGGTAGGTAAGGAGCGTTTGATGAAATTTACTGAAGAGAATGTCAAGAAACAGCAAGTCCTGAAAAAACAGGATCCAGACAAGAATTCAAGGCCAGGGCGGGCATCACAGACCAAACCAAAAAGTTCATGTG TTACTCGTGGGAGGAAGCGGAAGAATGATTCTCCTGATAAG GAAAAGGGCACCACATCCTTGGAAAAAGTCGTGAATCTCCAGATTCCACTTGCACTAAAGAAGCAACTAGTTGATGACTGGGAATTCATCACGCATATGGGGAAG CTTGTAAAGCTTCCGCGTACTCCGAATGTGGATGACATTTTGAAAAAGTATCTTGATTATAGATTAAAGAAGGATGGCTC GATAAGTGATTCAATCAGAGAAATTCAAAAAGGATTATGTTGTTACTTTGATAAAGCATTGCCTATGATACTCCTGTACAAAAGCGAGCATCAACAATATAAAGATTCTATTACTCTTGGTGTCTCACCCTCAACTGTATATGGTGCTGAGCATTTCTTACGCCTCTTTG TTAAATTACCGGGGTTGCTTTTTTATGCGAACATTGAGATTGAGACACTGAAGGAGCTACAGCAAGTATTCGTTGACTTCCTGAA GTTCCTCCAGAAGAATCAGAgcatatttttcctttctacttaCCATGTTGCAGAAGAAATGGAAACATGCTCCAACGAACAAGATGGTTAA
- the LOC120015070 gene encoding protein MRG2-like isoform X2, whose protein sequence is MGTSTTDGSANETDSVPNNNNTEIDCKSEPDDDCLTPPRSDSFSVGEKVLAFHSNQLYEAKVRKIEYQMEEWKCFVHYLGWKKSWDEWVGKERLMKFTEENVKKQQVLKKQDPDKNSRPGRASQTKPKSSCVTRGRKRKNDSPDKEKGTTSLEKVVNLQIPLALKKQLVDDWEFITHMGKLVKLPRTPNVDDILKKYLDYRLKKDGSISDSIREIQKGLCCYFDKALPMILLYKSEHQQYKDSITLGVSPSTVYGAEHFLRLFVKLPGLLFYANIEIETLKELQQVFVDFLKFLQKNQSIFFLSTYHVAEEMETCSNEQDG, encoded by the exons ATGGGAACCTCAACCACAGACGGTTCTGCTAACGAAACCGACAGTGTCCCCAACAACAATAATACCGAAATCGACTGTAAAAGTGAGCCTGACGACGACTGTCTCACTCCGCCTCGCTCTGACTCGTTTTCAGTAGGTGAGAAGGTTCTCGCTTTTCACAGTAATCAGCTCTATGAAGCCAAG GTGAGAAAAATTGAATATCAGATGGAGGAATGGAAGTGTTTCGTTCATTATCTT GGCTGGAAGAAAAG TTGGGATGAATGGGTAGGTAAGGAGCGTTTGATGAAATTTACTGAAGAGAATGTCAAGAAACAGCAAGTCCTGAAAAAACAGGATCCAGACAAGAATTCAAGGCCAGGGCGGGCATCACAGACCAAACCAAAAAGTTCATGTG TTACTCGTGGGAGGAAGCGGAAGAATGATTCTCCTGATAAG GAAAAGGGCACCACATCCTTGGAAAAAGTCGTGAATCTCCAGATTCCACTTGCACTAAAGAAGCAACTAGTTGATGACTGGGAATTCATCACGCATATGGGGAAG CTTGTAAAGCTTCCGCGTACTCCGAATGTGGATGACATTTTGAAAAAGTATCTTGATTATAGATTAAAGAAGGATGGCTC GATAAGTGATTCAATCAGAGAAATTCAAAAAGGATTATGTTGTTACTTTGATAAAGCATTGCCTATGATACTCCTGTACAAAAGCGAGCATCAACAATATAAAGATTCTATTACTCTTGGTGTCTCACCCTCAACTGTATATGGTGCTGAGCATTTCTTACGCCTCTTTG TTAAATTACCGGGGTTGCTTTTTTATGCGAACATTGAGATTGAGACACTGAAGGAGCTACAGCAAGTATTCGTTGACTTCCTGAA GTTCCTCCAGAAGAATCAGAgcatatttttcctttctacttaCCATGTTGCAGAAGAAATGGAAACATGCTCCAACGAACAAGATGGTTAA
- the LOC120014509 gene encoding putative receptor protein kinase ZmPK1: MPGLQTSSVFQVFMKTDMGASAFMLSPSLLILLLPLSSSTLNKGSHLSVENPGDVLVSPHNVFTAGFYAVGDNAYCFAVWFSDPFCSSNNCTIVWMANRDEPVNGKRSRLSLLDGGNVVLADADHSTVWTTNTASISSTQLDLYDSGNLVLHNFNGTILWQSFDSPTDTLLPEQPLTRKVQLVSARSQSNFSSGFFKLYFDNDNVLRLLFDGPEVSDIYWPDPELMTWENGRSTYNNSRIAVLDSKGNFSSTDDFTFLSADFGLSRQRRLKIDFDGNLRLYSRVGIGGKWVVTWQAMSQPCRIHGTCGPNSICSYVPSSGRKCSCIPGYKVTNPADWSSGCEPEFNIPCTAGEVGFLQLTNVEFFGYDFGFYPNCTLECCKRLCLETCNCKGFQFKFIKHDHPSGIPYCYPKTLLLNGHHSPNFQGDLYLKVPKTGLFRQNDSEKKASLDCPGESLKQLNRTYARQNKNRTLEALLLIAIIVGAVEFIIFLVPNFLIRTHKNRRAQLQGYFLAATGLKRFTYTELKKATKGFSKEIGRGAGGIVYMGILSDNRVAAIKRLYDANQGEAEFLAEMNTIGKLNHINLIEMWGYCAEGKHRILVYEYMEHGSLAENLNSKSLDWKKRFDIAVGTAKCLSYLHEECLEWVLHCDVKPQNILLDSNYQPKVSDFGLSRLQNRSGLNNASFSRIRGTRGYMAPEWILSLPITSKVDVYSYGIVVMELVTGKSPATGLNSTDNGEETQHKGMATWVREKMNDVAISGSSSIEDIIDPKLEGEYDKKNMEILVAVALKCVVEDRNARPTMSQVVEMLTSHENDKHLRKDDDHHME, from the coding sequence ATGCCAGGCCTCCAAACTAGTTCTGTGTTTCAAGTTTTCATGAAAACTGACATGGGTGCCTCTGCTTTCATgctttctccttctcttctaaTATTATTACTCCCACTTTCATCTTCAACTTTGAACAAAGGTTCACATCTCTCAGTGGAGAATCCAGGGGACGTTTTGGTTTCCCCTCATAACGTTTTCACTGCTGGATTTTATGCCGTTGGCGACAACGCCTATTGTTTTGCAGTCTGGTTCAGCGATCCTTTCTGTAGTAGCAATAATTGCACCATAGTTTGGATGGCAAACCGGGATGAACCAGTTAATGGGAAACGATCAAGGCTGTCTTTACTTGACGGTGGTAATGTTGTCCTAGCTGATGCTGATCACTCCACTGTGTGGACTACGAACACTGCCTCGATTTCCTCGACCCAGTTAGACCTCTATGATAGTGGCAATCTTGTGCTTCACAATTTTAATGGTACAATTCTTTGGCAAAGCTTTGATTCACCAACAGATACTCTTCTTCCAGAACAGCCACTTACCAGAAAGGTTCAGCTCGTCTCTGCTAGGAGTCAAAGCAACTTCTCTTCTGGCTTTTTTAAGCTTTATTTCGATAACGACAATGTTCTTCGTCTTCTATTTGATGGCCCGGAGGTTTCGGACATTTACTGGCCGGATCCAGAGCTCATGACCTGGGAAAATGGGAGGTCCACCTACAACAATAGCAGAATTGCTGTACTTGATTCCAAGGGTAACTTTAGTTCCACAGATGATTTCACCTTCTTGTCAGCTGATTTTGGATTAAGCCGCCAGAGAAGATTGAAGATCGACTTCGATGGCAATTTGCGGCTGTACAGTCGTGTTGGGATCGGAGGGAAATGGGTTGTTACATGGCAGGCCATGTCTCAACCGTGCAGAATTCATGGAACTTGTGGACCTAACAGTATTTGTAGTTATGTTCCTAGTAGTGGAAGGAAGTGTTCTTGCATTCCAGGATATAAGGTGACCAATCCAGCAGACTGGTCTTCTGGTTGTGAGCCAGAATTCAATATTCCCTGCACTGCTGGTGAGGTAGGTTTCCTGCAACTTACTAATGTCGAATTTTTTGGCTATGATTTTGGATTTTATCCTAATTGCACCTTGGAGTGCTGCAAGCGTTTATGCTTGGAGACGTGTAATTGCAAAGGGTTTCAATTCAAATTCATCAAGCACGACCACCCCAGTGGCATCCCTTATTGTTACCCCAAGACTCTATTGCTAAATGGACACCATTCCCCTAATTTCCAAGGAGATCTCTACCTTAAAGTACCCAAAACTGGTCTTTTCAGACAAAACGATTCTGAAAAGAAAGCAAGCTTAGATTGTCCTGGGGAAAGTCTCAAGCAGCTGAATAGAACATATGCAAGGCAGAATAAAAACAGGACACTGGAGGCTTTGCTTTTGATAGCCATCATAGTAGGAGCAGTTGAGTTTATCATATTCTTGGTTCCAAACTTCTTGATCAGAACTCACAAGAACAGAAGGGCACAATTACAAGGTTATTTTCTAGCTGCAACTGGTTTGAAGAGATTCACATATACGGAGCTTAAAAAGGCAACAAAGGGTTTTAGCAAGGAGATTGGAAGAGGTGCAGGAGGAATTGTATACATGGGCATATTATCTGATAATCGAGTTGCAGCAATCAAGCGACTCTATGATGCTAATCAAGGAGAAGCCGAATTCCTAGCGGAGATGAACACCATTGGGAAGCTCAACCACATAAACTTGATAGAGATGTGGGGATATTGTGCAGAAGGGAAGCACAGAATTCTGGTTTACGAGTACATGGAGCATGGATCCTTGGCAGAAAATCTTAATTCTAAATCACTTGATTGGAAAAAGAGGTTCGACATTGCGGTGGGCACTGCCAAATGCCTGTCTTATCTGCATGAAGAATGCTTAGAGTGGGTTCTCCATTGTGATGTAAAGCCTCAAAATATACTCCTCGACTCCAATTACCAGCCAAAGGTGTCAGATTTCGGGCTGTCTCGGCTGCAGAATAGAAGTGGATTAAACAACGCAAGTTTTTCAAGGATTAGAGGGACCAGAGGTTACATGGCTCCTGAGTGGATTCTTAGCCTGCCCATAACCTCCAAAGTGGACGTCTATAGCTATGGAATTGTTGTAATGGAGCTGGTGACTGGAAAGAGTCCAGCAACAGGACTCAATTCAACGGACAACGGAGAGGAGACACAGCACAAAGGGATGGCTACATGggtgagagagaaaatgaacgACGTTGCCATTTCCGGGTCATCGTCAATTGAAGATATCATAGACCCTAAGCTGGAGGGAGAATATGACAAGAAAAATATGGAAATTCTGGTTGCTGTGGCTCTGAAATGTGTGGTGGAAGACAGAAATGCAAGACCCACAATGAGCCAAGTTGTTGAGATGCTTACAAGCCATGAAAATGATAAGCACCTACGAAAGGATGACGATCACCATATGGAGTGA